The following is a genomic window from Halichoerus grypus chromosome 5, mHalGry1.hap1.1, whole genome shotgun sequence.
TGGGCACTGGTGCCAGGCCTGCCTCCTGCAGCCTGGCCTTCACCCGCTTGGACACATCACGGATGTAGGGCAGCGCAAACTGACTGAAGAGCTGTGGGCCAAGATGCCCTGCATGGGACTCAAAGAGCTGCAATGCCtacagttgggggggggggggggattggtgAAGAGAAATACATAACACACAAAGTATCTCAGGACCCACACACAACGTATCTCAAATTTTTCCCTAGTGACTTCAGACCCTCATACTGCCTAAGCCTGTAAATCCAGTTTTGCCTTCTCCACATCCCAGTGCTAGCTTTGGTCTTTGAACACATAGCATTGCCAATGTCAATGACAAGGTGGACCTAGGTGCTCCAGTCAGATCACTGTAGGCCAAGCTTCCTTCCTGCCTGGCATTAAGACACCTGCCCTCTCAGGTGTAAGGAACTCTACTGCTTCTCATTCTTCTAGACCgcagcctttctctctctctcaggaccCACCTGGGCACCAGCGGCCACTTGTCCCACCAGATATGGGACCAGAGCATCAGTGAGGATGCGAAGCAGCTGGTGACTAGCCTGTGGTTTCTGGTAAAGCCAACGCTTGGCCTGAGCCATGGTGCTTGAGCCGCCACCCTCAATCATGTATGTCATCAGAGTCCACTGCAAAAGGATACAAAGAGAATGTCACAGGTGTAGAAACCAGACAGATACTTACTTCCCTTGTCTACATCAGACCTGCCAGAGTGATTTCCCCATGCCCAAGTCCCTGCCCTGTTCCACATTACCGGGGCACCAGCAAAGCCAATCAGTGGCACACGCCCAGCCAGCCGTTGTCGGGTGAGGGTGATGGCCTGGAATACATAGCCCAGCTCGGAGGCCACTGATGCTGGATCCCGGAGACGTTCTAAGTCCCGCTCTTCTCTTAATGGCTCTGGGAAGCTAGGCCCTTTGCCAGGCACCATAGTCACCTCCATGCCCAGTGCCTGGAGGGGAAGAAAATATCTGGATTCCCAACCTGTAACTCTAGGAGGAAAGGCTCTGTTCAGCCCAcaccaagaaggaagaaaaggagaatgaaacTTGGCCAAACTCCATCTCTTTCAGCACAAGTTTTTTCCTCTGTCCAGTGAGGATAAGGGCTTATCTTGAGCCTTGATTATCTTTACCCTTTCTTACCCATCAGGTTTGAGCGGGTACCTGGGGTACAACAAGGATGTCAGAGAAGATGATGGCAGCATCCAGAGGGAAGCGACGCAGTGGCTGTAGGGTATAGAAGACAGGTTACTAGGAGGCAAGCTGAGGGCATAAGTCCCTCCCTTTTTTGTGGAGGCCTCACCTGCAAAGTCAATTCACAGCAGGCCTCTGGGGAGCGACAGGTGCTGAAAAAGTCCTGAGCAGCCCGAGTTTCCCTAAACTCTgcagacaaaagaagaaaagcagggctcaacctttttttttttttttttttttaagattttatttatttgacagagagacagcaagagagggaacacaagcagggggagtgggagagggagaagcaggctccccactgagcagggagcccaatgtggggcttgatcccaggaccctgggaccatgacctgagccgaaggcagatgcttaaaaactgagccacccaggcgccccagggctcTCAACCTTAGGGAACCTCTGGATCCCTCCCCTACCCCTCAAAATCTTTTCACCCTCCAGAGTTTCACTTAGATTCCCGGGCCCTGACCCTGACCTGGTAAGTAGCGGCCTGCCTGCCGCATGCACCAAACGGGAGTGTAGTCTGTGTCTTCTCCCCAGGCGGCTCGCAGGAACGTGTCATTCTTCAGCTCTGGAAAACCCTGGGATCTGGAGATCAGGAGAGGGCGGGGGTAGGTGTCAGTAAGCTAGGCCAGGGGTTGGGGAAGgcctgggttcttttttttttttttttttttaagattttatttatttatttgacagagagagacagcgagagagggaacacaagcagagggagttgggagagggagaagcaggcttcccgcagagcagggagcccgaagcggggcttgatcccaggagcctgggatcatgacctgagccgaaggcagacgcttaacgactgagccacccaggtgccccatggcctGGGTTCTTAAGGCGGATTCATTCCAACACCACTATCGGCCTTCTCCAGCTAGTTCCTAAGCTTTGGCTCCCCGCCCATTCCACCTCGTCTTTGCCTATCAGATGGTACACAAGACTAGAAGGGCCCGCGCTGGGGCCTATATCTTCCACACAGCCCCAACTTCCTCCAGCTCAAAGCCACTGGAAAAACTGGGGGAAGGGCGGAATGATAGCCCAGTTAGAATTGATCGGGGTCTTTGGACCAGAAAATCTCAGGAACAGGGCTACCAATCGGAAGCTGGTAGATCCCCAGGCTAGGGGACAgtgaatgagaaaagagaagacgGTCCCAAAATACGGATCCTAACTGAGGACTAGAAAATCCTGGAGGCATCCCCTAAATGAAAGTCTCTGGAATCCATGGGTGGAGGATTAAGGATTCCAGCGAGAGGAGTCGGGTCGGGAGCTCTCCAAAGTGGGGAAAGAGAGGTATAGGGACAGATTCCTGAGATGGAAGACTCAGGTCAGAAGCCACGCGGGCCATACCGCGTGGTGCAGAGAACTCACCCCAACCCGTTTGCCTCCATGATAAGCCTTCGGTAACTGCGAGCACAGTCCCCACTTTAACCTCAACCGGAGCCTGTGAGATCAGGCTCCACCCTTTCCTGGAACGAGCCAAGGCCGCCGCCATGTTGAAAGTCACATGATCAGACACCGGCCTTTAGCTCCGGGGCTGCCCCGGCTGCTGCCtggaggacccccccccccccccaaaaaacctctCTCCACCGTAAAGTCAGCTGTAGCGTCGCAGCAACAAACGCCCCGCCCGCCAAGAACTCCGCAAATAACTACACCTTACCGTGGCATCAGTAATTTCCTCTCCTCTGATGGCCTGGAAATCCGGAAGTTTCGGCCGAGGCTCATTTTACTCCCCTGCTCCATGATTCTAAAAATCTTATGCCTAGCGACCAGGCACACAGTGGATTAAAGAACCAAGCTGTAcagggaaatgaaataatttaatatctatattactggggcacctgggtggctcaatcggttaagtgtgggacttgtgatttcggctcaggtcatgatctcctgggtcctgagattgagtctccaGTGGGACTCCACACTCCTCtgggagtccgcttgggattctctccctctgccggtacccccactcatgtgtgtgcAGGCACCTCTTTCTCTTTagaataagtctttaaaaaatatatattatctattaagAGGCGGGCGCTCTAGTAGGTGCAGAAGTTACAGTGGTCACCAAGACAGCCCTTTCCTTTAAGGAGCTACAGACTGGTGGATCAGCAATCATAATGTTTTAAGATGAAAAGGCTAGAAGCAGCTAGCAAGCCTCCTTCCTCAACTGGGGAAAGCTGTGGGGgtgttccaagcagagggaacaccATGTACAAAGAGAAGATGCAAAAGAACAAATGGCTATTATGGGAACCAGAAGACCAATCTGGTGGAATTAAAGAGGCTAGAGATGTCTTCAGGGTCCAGGTCATGCGGGCTCTTGTGAGATTCATTTGTCTACTTTATTCTGTAGTAGCATGGTAGCATACAGATAGcttggagagaagggaagaggggcaCTATGTTCCCAACTtcctagggagaaaaaaaaaaaaaggaaaactgtcaCAATTACATGGGatcatatattctttctttcttgataattttgattatttgaaaACTATATCCCAAAACAAAGTTTccatccaagtgtccatcaacagatgaatggataaacaacatgtAGTATGTACATAAAACAGAATATTAGTCgacctgtaaaaaaaaatttctattcatgCTATAATATTGTTGTAATATTATTCTAAGTTAAATAAGACAGacccaaaaggacaaatattatatggttccatttatgaaatatctagaataggctaattcatagaggcagaaagtagattagagttTACAGAGCAGGCCATGAGGAGTTACTGCTTAAAGAGAAGGCCTTTCTGCTTGGAATGATGAAAAGTTTTGGGAATAGGTAATTGTACTCTTAAAATGGCTAACAACAAATTTACacttattttaccacaatttttaaaaatatatcaaaaaccattgtacactttaaatgggtgactTATATGGAACctgaattatatatcaataaaacttttttaaagctgtttgCAGGGGAGGGCGGGAGAcgatttccttttcctccatgATTATACTTCACCAACAGCTCCTGTCCATTTTTTTTGCCTCCATCCTATCTAGCCACCTTGGACCTATCTTTCCACATTGCACCTTTCCTCTCATCTGGTTCAGAATTACTGGGAGAAACTGCGTAATGACCACCAGTGTCCTAGAATTAGGAGTAACCACCAGGATTAACCCCGAATGACTCAAGACTCCTGTCAGCGGTAGGGCTGAGGAGGGGATTATTCTCCCCCCAAACATTTTAGCAACACTGCCCCTAGGATGAGGAGCCTGAGAGGATGtctattagatttttaaagattcttctgGTTGGAGTATGACTCGTGGGGGTGGGAAGGCAAAAACAGGCCAGAGAACCAGAAAAATGTCTGTTGCAATGATCCAGGCTAGATAGAATGGTGGTTCAATGAGGGTATAAAATGGTGGCAGCAATGAGGATGGACAGGAAAAAATGGATCAGGTAAAGACAActgaacttggggcgcctgggtggctcagttggttaagcgactgccttcggctcgggtcatgatcctggagtcctgggatcgagtcccgcatcgggctccctgctcggcggggagtctgcttctccctctgaccctcctccctctcatgctctctgtctctaattctctctctctcaaataaataaataaaatcttaaaaaaaaaaaaaaaaagacaactgaaCTTgggtctggttggctcagtgcgAGGCACATTGGTTTGTAGTAAGTTTAAGTATCCGAGTACACAGGGTAATACGGCGGGCGCGCGGGGTGCCCTTAGTCCAGAACTTACGGCGGAGGCTGGCCGAAGGCGGGGCGGAGCGTGGTGGGAAGCTTGGTCAGCCttcgcggcggcggcggcggcggctccccGAGCCGAACCGCCGCCCCTGGGCTTTCCTTTGCCACTTCACCATGGCAGGCCCAGGGCCGGGCGCGGCTCTAGAGTCCCCGCGGCAGTTGCTGGGCCGCGTGCGCTTCCTGGCAGAGGCAGCGCAGAGCCTCCGCGCCGGACGGCCGCTGCCGGCGGCGCTGGCCTTCGTGCCACGCGAGGTGCTCTACAAGCTTTACAAGGACCCAGCGGGTCCGTCGCGCGTGTTGCTGCCGGTGTGGGAGGCGGAGGGCCTGGGGCTGCGTGTGGGAGCCGCGGGCTCCGCCCCCGGTACCGGCTCCGGGCCCCTCCGCGCTGCCCGGGACAGCATTGAGCTTCGGCGCGGCGCCTGCGTGCGTACTACCGGCGAGGAACTGTGCAACGGCCACGGGCTCTGGGTGAAGCTGACCAAGGTACCCCctggcctgccctgggccccgCAGAAGACCCCCGGCGCCAGGGAAGCCCCAGGCTGTTCTCTTCCCATCCCCCATCTTGAGCTAGCATTGCGTTCAGTGTCCTTTGCCTTGGGCCGGGCAGGGCGGGCAGCTGGGCAGTTCCCTGACGGCGGTGCCTGCCTTGCGCGTCTCGGCAGGAGCAGCTGGCAGAACACCTGGGCGACTGCGGGCTCAACGAAGGCTGGCTGCTGGTGTGCCGACCGGCGGAGGGCGGGGCCCGCCTCGTACCCATCGACACTCCAGACCACCTCCAACGGCAGCAGCAGCTCTTCGGCGTGGACTACCGACCGGTGCTTAGGTCCTGCAATTGAAGGGGCGAGGCTTGCTGCTGGACGGCTTGGCCCGGAAGGGTTGGAAACTAGGCGGGCACAGGCCGGGAGGTGGGATATGGAGTGAAGGCAGGGTTAAAGGCAGGAAGGGGCGGGACTTGAATGGGGCTGGGGTGGAGCTTCTGGAGGCACAGTCTGGTGGAGGTTGAGCTCTGGAGAAAGCTCTCTGGGGGTGTCCCGCTGCCCACTGATGTCTCCCCATCCCCTACTCTGTGCCCACAGATGGGAACAGGTGGTGGACCTGACATACTCTCATCGCCTTGGATCAAGGCCCCAGCCAGCCGAGGCATACACGGAAGCTGTACAAAGATTACTGTGAGTGAGCTGGGGTGGGATAGGGAGGAAGAATTTCCAGGTCTGGGCCTGACCTAATTAGGGACTTGGGGTTGCGTAGCTATGTGCCCCCGACGTGGACCTACGAGTGCGACGAGGACCTGATCCACTTCTTGTACGACCACCTGGGCAAGGAGGATGAGAACCTGGGTAGCGTGAAGCAGTATGTGGAGAGCATAGACGTTTCCTCCTACACGGTGGGTTCTGGGACTCCTCCCACCCCAAGCAAGATGTCACTTCTTGCTAGATCCAGAACCCTCACCTTTAGGCCAGGGCCAAACCTAAATCCCCACAGGCCAGACTCAGTCCAGCACCCCATTTTAGAAGTCCTGTAGGAATCCCTAGACACTTCCCCCCATACCAGCTGTGCTTTTAACCCAGCTCCATGTGCAGGGAGTGGGGTAAACACTGTCTCCacgtctctgcccctccccaggaggAGTTCAATGTGTCCTGCCTGACAGACAGCAATGCAGACACCTACTGGGAGAGTGATGGGTCCCAGTGCCAGCACTGGGTACGGCTTACCATGAAAAAGGGCACCATTGTCAAGTGAGTGGGCTCTGAGGTAGGACGGAGTGGGTGGGCCCCATGCCTGTAAGTGTACAGAGATCCGTGTGCATACTCTGACCACCCAGGAAGCTGCTGCTCACAGTGGATACCACAGATGACAACTTTATGCCAAAGCGAGTAGTGATCTATGGGGGCGAAGGAGACAACCTGAAGAAGCTCAGTGACGTGAGCATTGATGAGTGAGTGAACAAGCTGGTCTGGAGGGGAAATGAGGCATGATCCTAGCAATGGGGCCTGGCCCCACTTGGAAGTATAAGGTCAGGTGAGAGCCCAGCAATCCCTGAAGGCAAGGGGTATTCAAAGTGCCTCACATCCATCTCCTCAGGACCCTGATCGGGGATGTATGTGTCCTGGAGGACATGACCGTTCACCTTCCAGTCATCGAGATCCGCATCGTCGAGTGCCGAGGTAGGGCTTCAGGCGATAAGGGGGGAAGGGAATCCCAGTGTATAGATAGTGGCTAGCTGCTAGTGAGTAAGGAGAAGAAATGGGCTTGGAGTTGGGATGAGGGTGATAGCTGACCTAACTCCAAGATGTGAAGCTTTGGGCCTGAGCCAGGTGGGAGACACCAGGTATAGGCCTGCCTTAAAGCCGTAGAAGTGGTTGGGCTCATCTGAAGAGGAACTGAGTTGGGATCCTCAGGCATTCCAATATTatagggatggatggagggaccGGCAAAGAATATGATAATCAGAGTCAGATGAGTAGAAGGGGATCTCAAAGGTCCCAGGTTTCTAGGGGCTAAAGGTAACAAAAGCCTGAGCATTCAGGAGCCATTCTCAGGTCTGAGGGCCAAGGAGGCAGCTAGTGCCCTAAGTAACCTCACTCTGACTTCTTCCCCCAGATGATGGGATTGATGTGCGTCTTCGAGGGATCAAGATCAAGTCATCTAGACAGCGGGAACTAGGGTTGAATGCAGACCTGTTCCAGCCGACCAGTCTGGTGCGATATCCACGTCTGGAAGGCACTGACCCTGAAGTCCTGTACCGCAGAGCTGTTCTCCTGCAGAGGTGGCTGTGGTCCTGTGCCTGCCCGGccttccttcccccaaccctGAACCCTCTTTGTCCATATGAAGGAGGTTCCCCAGGCCTTATACTGTAAGCTGTTCCATTTCAAGAGTGTCAGAGCAGATCCTGGGTCCCGCCTTCTCCCGTCCTCGTGtgttggggggtgagggggtctTAAATCCGTGCCACCCTCTTTAGTTGCGTTATCTTTACCCACTCACCCCAGATTCATAAAGATCCTAGACAGTGTCCTGCACCACCTGGTACCTGCCTGGGACCACACACTGGGCACCTTCAGTGAGATTAAGGTGAGcctggccccccc
Proteins encoded in this region:
- the UROD gene encoding uroporphyrinogen decarboxylase isoform X1, with the protein product MEQGSKMSLGRNFRISRPSEERKLLMPRSQGFPELKNDTFLRAAWGEDTDYTPVWCMRQAGRYLPEFRETRAAQDFFSTCRSPEACCELTLQPLRRFPLDAAIIFSDILVVPQALGMEVTMVPGKGPSFPEPLREERDLERLRDPASVASELGYVFQAITLTRQRLAGRVPLIGFAGAPWTLMTYMIEGGGSSTMAQAKRWLYQKPQASHQLLRILTDALVPYLVGQVAAGAQALQLFESHAGHLGPQLFSQFALPYIRDVSKRVKARLQEAGLAPVPMIIFAKDGHFALEELAQAGYEVVGLDWTVAPEKARERVGKTVTLQGNLDPCALYASEEEIGRLVQQMLDDFGPQRYIANLGHGLYPDMDPEHVGAFVDAVHRHSRLLRQN
- the UROD gene encoding uroporphyrinogen decarboxylase isoform X2, which produces MEANGLGSQGFPELKNDTFLRAAWGEDTDYTPVWCMRQAGRYLPEFRETRAAQDFFSTCRSPEACCELTLQPLRRFPLDAAIIFSDILVVPQALGMEVTMVPGKGPSFPEPLREERDLERLRDPASVASELGYVFQAITLTRQRLAGRVPLIGFAGAPWTLMTYMIEGGGSSTMAQAKRWLYQKPQASHQLLRILTDALVPYLVGQVAAGAQALQLFESHAGHLGPQLFSQFALPYIRDVSKRVKARLQEAGLAPVPMIIFAKDGHFALEELAQAGYEVVGLDWTVAPEKARERVGKTVTLQGNLDPCALYASEEEIGRLVQQMLDDFGPQRYIANLGHGLYPDMDPEHVGAFVDAVHRHSRLLRQN
- the HECTD3 gene encoding E3 ubiquitin-protein ligase HECTD3 codes for the protein MAGPGPGAALESPRQLLGRVRFLAEAAQSLRAGRPLPAALAFVPREVLYKLYKDPAGPSRVLLPVWEAEGLGLRVGAAGSAPGTGSGPLRAARDSIELRRGACVRTTGEELCNGHGLWVKLTKEQLAEHLGDCGLNEGWLLVCRPAEGGARLVPIDTPDHLQRQQQLFGVDYRPVLRWEQVVDLTYSHRLGSRPQPAEAYTEAVQRLLYVPPTWTYECDEDLIHFLYDHLGKEDENLGSVKQYVESIDVSSYTEEFNVSCLTDSNADTYWESDGSQCQHWVRLTMKKGTIVKKLLLTVDTTDDNFMPKRVVIYGGEGDNLKKLSDVSIDETLIGDVCVLEDMTVHLPVIEIRIVECRDDGIDVRLRGIKIKSSRQRELGLNADLFQPTSLVRYPRLEGTDPEVLYRRAVLLQRFIKILDSVLHHLVPAWDHTLGTFSEIKQVKQFLLLSRQRPGLVAQCLRDSESSKPSFMPRLYINRRLAMEHRACPLRDPACKNAVFTQVYEGLKPSDKYEKPLDYRWPMRYDQWWECKFIAEGIIDQGGGFRDSLADMSEELCPSSADTPVPLPFFVRTANQGNGTGEARDMYVPNPSCRDFAKYEWIGQLMGAALRGKEFLVLALPGFVWKQLSGEEVSWSKDFPAVDSVLVKLLEVMEGMDKETFEFKFGKELTFTTVLSDQQVVELIPGGAGIVVGYEDRSRFIQLVQKTRLEESKEQLAAMQAGLLKVVPQAVLDLLTWQELEKKVCGDPEVTVDALRKLTRFEDFEPSDTRVQYFWEALNNFTNEDRSRFLRFVTGRSRLPARIYIYPDKLGYETTDALPESSTCSSTLFLPHYASAKVCEEKLRYAAYNCVAIDTDMSPWEE